One region of Girardinichthys multiradiatus isolate DD_20200921_A chromosome 1, DD_fGirMul_XY1, whole genome shotgun sequence genomic DNA includes:
- the LOC124871728 gene encoding EMILIN-3, which translates to MWTKLCQLSAQVFFLGVMLSVVDSKGTFYGGHINPFYGNRYNLYKAGLNPHYSPNKPMTRHKNHCAYMVQKNITCILQDGVETYVKAEYTTKCIWGQKCPVVMYRTFHRPTYKVGYKTVTELEWRCCPGYSGEACHDGPTSLPDIIGPHRPGIKGVPLGPRPPVDQKPGGAPLDPGKFFPGIDSGQLPGGDGKPNYGVAGERLDRMEQDLRLLTQSLESLNRVVAGLEDRLRTSLREETNKFLVSLLPNPPRGPDSTVGFGVIPDGSLDGLEGGGTIPGFGDLAGRVTEVRDELRAKTHILEEIQGMVLGHDGQLKKLLEGAIGKPIPGRGSTSYLDEILDVKLAGVRTEILDGFERRLTGMENHCDDKIGEVQRQCQREHLDGQEQMQQSLDGRETGLREELGSLQAQIQGLTLTESCCGQVNSLSERMLLLEESVKELTESQRQLQTALADQSTHIETLVETRLVDMEGRLNATSGGHGEVEGLPGGLDGFKTLLEDKLKTLEERVSEAVEELNNATTPALLEGQVVPALETEIESVRRRVEGDLSGIQKQLLDLELLCTSTCKQPTPQEGDVGDTLIDEECKGIGKKMTDRLDSHSNQLDRLNNTLNNLILRIAQEETEGSVQGEITLLKVNINSVNRTLKGLKDSITFIATEVGHANSSWEQRENQIVNQVQGITKLMGHQAYLLGASERRLAELRGELAALKRQLSGGLQGCRSTAMEVQKEVKVVDSRVSQVESQCSSLGELAENLERIRAELEKHSAAILSHVNGTLITHSEQLGDLKSKVQDFASKDVPNQNDDH; encoded by the exons CCTGCATCCTGCAAGATGGAGTGGAAACCTATGTGAAGGCTGAATACACCACCAAGTGCATCTGGGGTCAAAAATGTCCTGTAGTCAT GTACAGAACATTTCACAGGCCAACATACAAGGTGGGGTATAAGACTGTGACTGAACTCGAATGGAGATGTTGTCCTGGTTACTCTGGTGAAGCTTGCCATGATGGGCCCACATCGTTGCCTGACATCATAGGTCCCCATCGTCCAGGTATTAAAGGGGTCCCTCTTGGGCCTAGACCCCCAGTGGACCAGAAGCCTGGAGGAGCTCCGCTGGATCCAGGCAAGTTCTTCCCTGGTATAGACTCAGGACAACTACCTGGGGGAGATGGAAAACCTAACTATG GAGTTGCAGGTGAACGTTTGGACCGCATGGAGCAAGACCTGCGTCTCCTCACTCAGAGTCTAGAATCCCTTAATAGGGTGGTGGCTGGCCTCGAGGACCGACTTCGAACATCCCTTCGTGAAGAAACCAATAAGTTCCTGGTGTCACTGCTGCCCAACCCCCCAAGAGGGCCAGACTCCACCGTGGGATTCGGGGTGATCCCTGATGGGTCTCTTGATGGATTGGAAGGAGGTGGGACCATCCCTGGATTTGGAGACTTAGCAGGAAGGGTGACTGAAGTGAGGGATGAGCTGCGAGCCAAGACTCACATTTTGGAGGAAATTCAG GGTATGGTTCTAGGTCACGATGGCCAGCTGAAGAAGCTGTTGGAAGGAGCCATCGGCAAACCCATCCCTGGTCGAGGCTCAACCTCTTATCTGGACGAGATCTTAGATGTAAAGCTAGCTGGTGTGAGAACTGAGATCCTCGACGGCTTTGAACGCCGTCTCACTGGTATGGAGAACCATTGTGATGACAAGATTGGGGAAGTGCAGCGGCAGTGCCAAAGGGAGCACTTGGATGGCCAGGAGCAGATGCAGCAGTCTCTGGATGGCAGAGAAACTGGGCTCAGAGAAGAGTTGGGCTCCTTACAAGCTCAGATTCAGGGTCTAACTCTGACTGAAAGCTGCTGTGGACAG GTAAACAGCCTGTCGGAGCGCATGTTGCTGCTGGAAGAATCTGTAAAGGAGTTAACAGAATCTCAGAGACAGCTGCAGACGGCCCTCGCTGACCAATCCACTCACATAGAGACCCTAGTCGAGACACGCCTGGTGGACATGGAAGGCAGACTCAATGCCACCAGTGGTGGACATGGTGAGGTTGAGGGGCTTCCCGGTGGTCTGGATGGATTCAAAACATTGCTTGAAGACAAGTTAAAGACTCTAGAGGAGAGAGTGTCTGAGGCAGTGGAAGAACTAAATAATGCTACAACTCCGGCTCTTCTGGAGGGTCAGGTGGTTCCTGCACTGGAGACAGAGATTGAGTCTGTGAGGAGGAGAGTAGAAGGAGACCTAAGTGGAATTCAGAAACAGCTATTAGACCTGGAACTCCTTTGTACCTCCACTTGCAAACAGCCCACCCCACAAGAAGGGGATGTCGGGGACACCTTAATAGATGAGGAATGTAAAGGAATAGGTAAGAAGATGACAGACCGTCTAGACTCCCATTCTAACCAGCTGGACCGCCTTAACAACACATTGAATAACCTGATACTCCGCattgctcaggaggaaacagAGGGTTCTGTTCAGGGAGAGATCACCCTGCTAAAGGTGAACATTAACTCTGTGAACCGCACTCTGAAAGGGCTAAAGGACTCCATTACCTTTATTGCAACTGAAGTGGGCCATGCTAACTCCTCATGGGAGCAGCGGGAGAATCAAATCGTCAACCAGGTGCAAGGCATCACCAAACTCATGGGCCATCAGGCTTACCTTCTTGGAGCTAGTGAGAGGCGACTAGCAGAGCTTAGAGGTGAGCTTGCAGCCCTGAAGAGACAGCTGTCAGGGGGGCTACAGGGCTGCCGCAGCACAGCAATGGAGGTGCAGAAAGAGGTAAAGGTCGTTGACAGCAGGGTAAGCCAGGTTGAGAGCCAGTGTAGCAGCCTTGGGGAGCTTGCAGAGAACCTGGAAAGGATCAGGGCAGAGCTGGAGAAACACTCTGCCGCCATCCTGAGCCATGTTAACGGTACGCTAATCACTCATTCAGAGCAGCTAGGTGACCTGAAAAGCAAAGTCCAAGACTTTGCATCCAAGGATGTCCCTAATCAAAACGACGACCATTAG